The Helicoverpa zea isolate HzStark_Cry1AcR chromosome 23, ilHelZeax1.1, whole genome shotgun sequence sequence GGTTTTTGTAAGGATGTAACTGAAACTCTGAGAAAAACAGTAGCGTGAAATGTACATGAaagcatgaaaaaaatattttaaatgcctACTGAAGATCCACTGtcgtaattaataatttatttagacacaaccaaaacaaataaatggcttgaattttattataatgttttgtttatttacatacgtTACTTGTGCCTTATTTATAGTCCAGTCGATGACAGCTGAGAGTGTAAACAACGGGAATATTCATAGTAGCGACAAAAATACATTTCtcacacaaatatttacatgtCCACATCATTCATTATGAGGGTTGCGGTGCAagttgaaattttaaattaatttttaaactgTAATTTTTTGCTATATTCAGTTCTGATTTCAGTTctattgatattttgtatttttttttaatatgaataaaactttcactgattaaaataataaaatgagtctgttaaattaatattagggAAATAATTACCacaaaatctataaaaataccccaaaataaaatgaaaacataaaacatttttatattttgtgtttcatttttgtatttttttttttactaaaaacagCGAGAACTTAAATTAATCACAGTATCAacaattaatactttttttttgtaaatcaaaATTGTGattctcttataaaaatatttaaaacccgCTACCACTCATCGCTCACACGCATACTTCACAAcgtttataaatatgacgtcTGTTAGTTTCGTCTCGGACATATCTCAAATTGTCCGCACTCTGTCGTTCACTCGAGTGCacgtttacatatttttactgCAACATAACTTTGTTGTATTTGTGCCGATTTAAAACAGATTCTTgtgtgttttctttgtttatattattgtgtacgtcaagaaataaaaatactgttgtAAAATATTGGTTTTCCAGAGCGATTTTTTATCATGATATGTAAACAAAGACGTGCTAAAAGTGAAAGAAAAATACCTGTAAAGAATACGTGGTATACGGAAAATCTCAAcacacctcctttttgggatgtCGTTTAAAAATCAGAGTATATATTGTTGAGATCTTGTACTAAGAAATCGTCAGCAGTATACACAAGATTCCTGAATTTATGAGTctattaaaaacaaactttcgCCCATGAAAATCGTAGTCAATATGTCATTCGCCTTCAGTATcatactaaaaaatattatgataaattcCTGCAGAAAAATTGGGGTAAAATGTGCTACAAACTCTTTGACGTTGGTatcttttttatgaatttcataTGAACAAAGTTATTCATGAAACTAGTTGGAGTTTCGGCATGTTTATCATTTTATCTGCGGTTGGGAGGAAAAATTTATGCTCTTATCTCTGTGAGTGATGCAGTAGAGATTTTGTATTGAACTTGTTGTATTAAGTTTTGAGTAGGATAgaatgtttgaaaaattatcAAATTGAGAGTGAGCCTAAAAGTTGCACATACCTGTTTATTCCTTTAGGAAAATAGGCTTGATTTTGTATCtgaatcctacttatattataaatgtgaaagtttgtgagaatgtacggatgtatgtttgttattcaatcacgcaaaaacggttggaccgatttggttgaaatttggtatgtcgataggtgataccctggattaacatatagggtactttttatcaacacactacgcgggcgaagccgctggcggaagctagtattttatagaaagaaagaaaaatcatttgttttttaagcAGACGCACACGTATCACACACaatgagaaaataaaaagaaaattacaaaaacaaaattaaaaaaaacatgtaaaacataaaatatgacaTGTAATTCTCGATAATTTTGGTGGTGGAATAACCTTGATGGCTATAGGTaaagcaatacctacctaccttaaaAGATTTCAAGTCTAATCAACATTAGCTGTAGGTAAAATGCCTCTGATTGCTAACTGATAAAATAAGATGGATCCACTTACCAAATCACGAGAAACGAACATAAAGTCGCATATTAACAAACACAGCTTTCAATCTAACCCATTGATAGCAATTTGGTAAAGTGCAATTTAGCAATACGCCTCTTTCAGCTCAAAACGTTAggagcatggagaacaaaatgactagcggaggtgccataacggtcctcagcggggcccagcagagCCAAGtcccgccggggctgcgggattgttcgaaagagttaccgcggccttggtacataaaaggcctgcgaaggaacacgatggatttttaggtGTCATAACGGAGAATCGCCTAGCGCGCCAAAATAcaggtgagcgggggacgaggaacgttactgtttacGCCATTATACGCATTCTTTGGATCCGactattttttaaccgacttcccaaaaaggaggccGTATGTGCGGTGGCGTATAAACCGATTCACCTAAGAAttcgaattctaggccgatgaacctaagaatagttttttttttgcttttcagtgtttttgggagtcggttttattttttgtaataccaataatcattgacagatgtctcgaAGAACCCGAAtgtctcgttagttcactcgttaCTGTTTGTTTTGGTTATGCCCAACGtaagtatttgacctagaagaaggcgcctgacctacctgcattatggcatctctgctcatttTTGCTTACTCCGTGGTTAGGTGCTAATCAAGCATTATCCAGGTGGGGTTGCCAACCTTTTTAAGTTAAAAGGATATTGAATAAAacatcttttaaattaaattgagaaTACCTATCACTTCGGAGAtggattgtttttttaagttatcGTTTTTAGATTGATGAACTTGGGTTTggcttttgtttaaaaaaaatcacgtagTATTTGGTATACAACAATTACTTTAGCCTTCATTCCACTAACAAGAAGTGATTCTTTTATTCATTGAATGAATGTTTTTTCAACAGCTTTAAATCTAGATGTATTGGAATTCTTATTTATAACCTATGGGTCAATACTACAGTTCATGAGGAGCGGAGCAAACAGATAAAGCTTGTTATGCCAAACTTTCGATATTATGATTGACAAAATGTTGAGTATCTCTGAAACTTAAGCCCCATTTTCTCTTATTACATACTAGGCATTCTTATTAGAACGATTCCCTAAAACACACACAAAGAAAAGGGTTTCATATAGGCTTTATGCAAATCCGAAGGattattagtaggtaggtacactagACCTTGGCTCGTGTAACAGCCTCTTCTTTTTTACTTAggcggtatcagaccgactgtaaactttgattggaattgaactttatcttaaaaaaaaaccggccaagtactagtcggactcgcgcacgaagggttccgtaccattatttataaaacagacaaaaaaagtcacgtttgttgtatggctGCCccgagaaatatttattttattctagttttcagtatttgttgttatagcggcaacagaaatacatcatctgtgaaaatttcaactctctaactatcacggttcatgatatacagcctggtgacagacggacggacggacggacagaggagcgaaatcaatagggtcccgttttaccatttgggtacagaaccctaaaaaaacaatagggtcaactgtcggccgattgttCAGTCTTATGAAAGGCAGCTGAAGATGTAACTTAGGaacgtaacaaaaaaaaaaacaatatattagtGTGATGCGATAACTACTAATTCACAACTATTAACATTTCAGACTTTCAGAAACATAGCCTTACGTCATTACAAATTGTGTTGGTAGAActaaagttttttattgaacAAGTTTCGGGTATTTATTCTAAGCACGTTTACTCTATCGAAGGGTCCTTTGTCCAAGGTCTAACTTTAACACGTTATAGTACaaaattcaattttgaaaataataaaaatgaaattgttgtagtttatttttgtggtcGTAAAATAACGCTTAGGAAtgtctgttttgttttattatgttttttcacttagatactttttatatatttattatggtGATTCCAGACCTTATACCTATATTACCTACTCCAGTTTTCCACGAAATGTCTTCCTTtaccttttattaataattggTGTCCGATATGTACTTAAAACatcaaatgtataaaaaacttGAATCTGTATTAATTtgtgtttatgttatatactggtaagtacataaataactttCCACGATTTCAGATTTAACGCGAAACTGCAATTCCCGCGGGAACTGTAAAACCAGTAAAAGTCAGATTAATACAATTTATGTAGTTCGTAAACGGATAAAATACATGTTGCTTAGTTCAAACCTATATCGTGGAagttatttcatgttttttcttcaaatgtttttttttatttatttagagtaCCCATAGAAACATTAACTAACATACCGTTATTTTAAAAATCGATTTCATCGACTTCTTTCTTAAAGATGCTTAAATTGTGCCTTGATGTTTGACGCTCCATGCCTATATATATTATACTGCCAATGATACACTACAGTGAACAACAAAGCTTGGGGCGAAAATTGCAATGGATATTTTGTGAGGTAATTGGATTTCCTTATCTACAAAGGAAGGGCTTGTTATttagtaaaacattttttaaggcTTATCCTTGCCACGGTTAATATGGGTTTATTTTTCgaagtaaaagaaaaattaacCAATATTCTGTATCAGAAACCGTCCGGTGAATTTGTGATTTGTCACTCGATAAGAATTTACTACGATACACTTGTATTCAGATCAAGGATCCAGAATGATATGATTAAACCGTAAGTATCCTGTAAAAATATCCAGATCTAGGTTAGAAATGACGTATCTGTGTGAAAGTAGCTTTTATATATATTACAAGTGCGACATTCCTCCAGATATCAGGAGAATTCTTCAATAATTAGCACATGCTGCGGTCCTCacttctattaaaacttgcgtGCTTCAAACTTGCTTCGATTTACTCGCGTTGGGCTATGAAATAAGCGGGTTtgagataattataattattcacaCATAATGTAAGACGACAAAAAGTATATTTAGGGCGATAGGATGCAGATATCCTAATTCGACTGTTGGAAAAACGGACTTCCCTTTTTTGAGTTggaaaatcatcagatgacACCTTCAGCTGTGAGTGCAGTCAGTGAAACCTTTTCTGACTTAAACGGAgccagggccgcagtaactcctTTGAACAAAAATAGGGGCAGATGGATAATTCTCTCTGTAAAACCAATGTaaggtttaattttatgttctaAGTGTTACCTACGAATAATTGcaaataataagaaatattttttatgtaatagaaaatgtaacaaattaatttgttattaattaattgctcCCATAAGTTACCGTTAACCCTTATATTCGCAACTTTCCTAGCCGCACGTCAGTAGCTGAAGTATTTGCGGGTAGTTGCAATTTGCTTGTTTGCGCAACTTTCCCCGCTGCACCAGTTCAATACAACTCTTTGTAATTAACGGCATCGGTCACTATAATATGCGtaacttaattaattagttaGTCAAGTTGGTGTTAAGTTAGTGAAGGACCATTTCGTGGTGTGGTGTGTACTTTATATCAAGTTATGGCCGCTAATGAATACGTTGGTGTTAAGTTAGATTGTGACTCTGTATGGAgtattcgtaaaaaaaaaattacaatataaaagAGCAACAGTATTTTCACAACTGGCAAATTTGCTGCTCGGTGTTTTTGTTCTTTGTCTGCAAAATCACAAATTAAGTAGGAAACGGTTTATGTTCGTTTTGGGGGCTTTTTACATTTGAAGGACATTCTAGTTTTAACGTTGTGAAGTTTGAATTTAAATGATAGATTAAAAGGTAATAGGATTTATAAACCGATCGAACTACTATAGGCCGTCTTAAGttaagtttatcaatttgtCCTCTCTGAAAACAATAACCAAACATCCTTCACACAACAAAGttgcattaaaaaaaagtgCAGACAAGTGGCAAATTGCGTCGGCGAACATTTaatgacataatttatttgtggACACTAACAGCCACAATAAGAGATCAAAATTGTGTTCACGTACACAACGGCAAATTGGGTTAACTAACTGAGGTGTTCTTGGTAATGTCGGCGCTTTAGATCCAAACCTGATTAATATTTtgaatgtgaaagtaactctgtttcACTCTGCTGAACTCTGAGctgattgatattttttattttatttttttatttattcctttaattcaggcaactagggcccatagaaaatataatacacaaataacaattaacattaaaattattataaactaatacatacaaaaataaaaacaatcgtcAAGTCTATTTGTTGACACGAATAGGCGGTGTCGTGTTGcactgcgtggtgtcgcgtagcctcccgcggaatcgccggaaaacgacacctttcggccaaaactgttcttggaacatgtcgagatgctgagtcggcacacgtaccacaaacGATTTGAAATTTGTATTGTGTCTCGGCTCCAACTTCTCGACTCTTAAGGTCCAGTTCGTCTTGACTCgtatatactccacgatctcctcgaccttcgtggagtgatgtaaacgcgaaacatacagctgcgtcgtcggtATTGCGGGGCGCAGCAGCATGTTCGGACCAGTCAACGCAGTTCCGCATTGATTTCGGCTAGATGGCTTCTTCTTCCTTCTCTCCACCTTGACGAAACCATCTGCATCAGCTTTCCCTTTACATGGTACAGATTGTACCGTACCTCGGGTTCCTTCGGGCTGTTTTTGTATCGCCACAGTAGCTTTGGGTGGCCGTTGGACGGGATCTCGCTTTACGGCATCCGAGTAAACACGTCCAAGCCTAGACGCGCTTACATTTGTCGGTGTCCCGAGGGCAGGGGACGCGGGGAGGGCGGGGCACGGTGACGCATCACTAGTAGTGGCGACGGCAGGCGACGAGTGCAATTTTGCTGACTCGGCGCGCTGCGGCGATGCGTTGACCTGTCCGTGGCATGTGTTGTCGCTGTTGGCATGCGCGTGTGACCTACATACAGAGTTTCGCAATTCAGCTACCTCGCTACGTAGATCACAGATGGTGGATTGTGATGCCTCCAGCTTCAATTGCAGCTCGACCAGGCTGGACCTTATACTCGTAATGTCCTTTAACAGCCTGGTGATGTCGACGTGATCGAAAGTGACCGGGGGCAGCTTCCGCAACTCCTTTGCCACGAACGTTGGCACGTCGTCCGGGTCGGTCTCCTTTAACAGCCTTATAGTGTCTTGGAGACTCCTCTCTCCCTTTTCATCTCGCCTGCGGGTCGGCATTCGGTCTGCCATTTGCAGCGACTCGTACAACAGCTTCTTTGCGCTGCGTATCTCCTCCTCGGTGAAGTTCGAGGTGCAAATCTGGGTCACACTGACCTCATCCATGACGTCCAGCTGGTACTGCAGGAACGCCAGGACCTCGTTCGCCACGAGTTCTTCCGAACGCATGGTATCGACTTAGCGGCGGCTGACGCCGCGCTcggcacgaaattaaaataatttctgcgaACAGTGCAAACGCGTCCGATGTCAACGAATGAACGCGATACATATTAGGCACAGAGCCTACCTCTGTACCTAGAATTCCATAGATGAATATAGCTTACTCTTTTTGTCCGATGGATGCGAGGAATTCACCAAAGGAACAGGGATAACCATGGACAAAATCCAGTAAAAAAAATTCGAAGGATTTTTGGACACACTTATTTGTGCTACTATTTACTATTTGGATCTATTAATTGTACAGAATCTAGCCATTTTCCAATACTATTTGGTTTGAtgacaaaattaaacaatacaacTAAAGCCATTGCTTACTCATTTTTTATTGCCCAAATTACATAGTAACAAATATCTTTCAGGTGATGTGATGATCCATCTTTAGATTTATGCAGTGTTGAAAGATAGCTTCTTTTTGTGTTGAGTAGTTGCTCTGTTACTCATAACATTGTGTGCGTAATTCCTGGTAATACTGAAGTATTCGACGTACCTACACGAGCAGTACTGGTTGCGcaatttaaataagaaaataacggCAGATACACAAAATATCATgatgtattgaaaataaatacctacgattGACACATAATTTTTAGGTCACTCTTTGAATGATGAACGATCTCAGAttacataattacataacaCATACATAACCTTTTGACTAactattctgaaaaaaaatcattacatatacattaaaaaataactataattattattacaaaataatatgcttaaatatttttctgaaacaaaattgacTTCTTGATACTTGAGACTTGAACaatcaaaaaaacataaaatacga is a genomic window containing:
- the LOC124641871 gene encoding uncharacterized protein LOC124641871; this encodes MRSEELVANEVLAFLQYQLDVMDEVSVTQICTSNFTEEEIRSAKKLLYESLQMADRMPTRRRDEKGERSLQDTIRLLKETDPDDVPTFVAKELRKLPPVTFDHVDITRLLKDITSIRSSLVELQLKLEASQSTICDLRSEVAELRNSVCRSHAHANSDNTCHGQVNASPQRAESAKLHSSPAVATTSDASPCPALPASPALGTPTNVSASRLGRVYSDAVKRDPVQRPPKATVAIQKQPEGTRGTVQSVPCKGKADADGFVKVERRKKKPSSRNQCGTALTGPNMLLRPAIPTTQLYVSRLHHSTKVEEIVEYIRVKTNWTLRVEKLEPRHNTNFKSFVVRVPTQHLDMFQEQFWPKGVVFRRFRGRLRDTTQCNTTPPIRVNK